Proteins from a single region of Nitrospirota bacterium:
- the larB gene encoding nickel pincer cofactor biosynthesis protein LarB produces the protein MERGRLRALLEAVRDGKRDVDDALAALRDFPYEALGFAALDHHRDLRQGVPEAVLCEGKTSAAAAAIVKRLAASGAPVIATRADAKAGRAIQRAVPEAEYHARARVALVNARPPADAGGVVVVTAGTADLPVAEEAALTAGALGSGVCLVCDVGVAGAHRLVDQLERLRAARVVIVVAGMDGALPSLVGGLVAQPVIAVPTSCGYGAHFGGIAPLLTMLNSCAAGVAVVNIDNGFGAGVLAHRIERLGRVEPQAGRVPGARARRRRMKTDTQ, from the coding sequence ATGGAACGCGGGCGGTTGCGCGCGCTGCTGGAGGCGGTTCGCGACGGCAAGCGCGACGTGGACGATGCGCTCGCGGCGCTGAGGGATTTTCCATACGAAGCGCTGGGTTTCGCGGCGCTCGATCATCACCGCGACCTGCGGCAGGGCGTTCCCGAGGCCGTGCTGTGCGAGGGGAAAACGTCCGCGGCTGCCGCGGCGATCGTGAAACGACTCGCGGCCTCGGGCGCGCCGGTGATCGCCACGCGCGCCGACGCCAAAGCCGGGCGGGCGATCCAACGGGCGGTTCCTGAGGCGGAATACCACGCGCGGGCCCGCGTCGCGCTGGTCAACGCGCGTCCGCCGGCGGATGCGGGCGGCGTGGTGGTGGTCACGGCGGGGACCGCGGACCTCCCGGTGGCTGAGGAAGCGGCGTTGACCGCCGGGGCGCTGGGCAGCGGCGTCTGTCTGGTTTGCGACGTGGGCGTGGCAGGTGCGCACCGCTTGGTTGACCAGCTCGAGCGCCTGCGCGCGGCGCGTGTGGTGATCGTGGTGGCGGGAATGGACGGGGCGCTTCCCAGTTTGGTCGGCGGCCTGGTGGCCCAACCGGTGATCGCGGTGCCCACGAGCTGCGGCTACGGCGCGCACTTCGGCGGGATCGCCCCCTTATTAACGATGCTCAATTCCTGCGCCGCCGGGGTGGCGGTGGTGAACATCGACAATGGGTTCGGCGCGGGGGTGTTGGCGCATCGGATCGAGCGTCTGGGGCGAGTGGAACCGCAGGCCGGTCGCGTACCGGGCGCCCGCGCCCGGCGCCGGAGGATGAAAACGGACACCCAATGA
- the larC gene encoding nickel pincer cofactor biosynthesis protein LarC, protein MKIAYFDCFSGISGDMVLGALIDAGLSLKRLEEALAPLKLPGYRLAAKTVEKAGVRATKVDVVVDDRKIPIRDYPQMVSVFRQGRLPRTAEAAALEVLERLARAEAEVHDRKLSQLHFHELGGVDTLVDIAGAVLGLSLLGVDEVYASPLNIGGGMTRSAAFPIPAPATAALLAGIPVYSSGIDRELTTPTGAAIIGTLAKGFVPFPACRVEAIGHGAGETELPATPNVLRLFIGERVADRAWGEERVVQLETNVDDVSPQIYDYLIERLQREGALEVYLTPIIMKKGRPGITVAVLARAEHSARLARVLFDETPTLGVRVRNVDRVVLPRSLQSVATPWGRVRVKVTRHDGLEEFRPEYDDCRSLAEATGRPLRTVLQEVTAFLRTLSGEAPLEPLVAPPALPDVARDGGIAWGEPIEGEAQVRPTSGEAPPGAQPGGGRRRRSRHRRRRSRGHRHKKTPPV, encoded by the coding sequence ATGAAGATCGCGTACTTCGACTGCTTTTCGGGGATCAGCGGGGACATGGTCCTTGGTGCGTTGATCGACGCCGGGCTGAGCCTCAAGCGGTTGGAAGAGGCCCTTGCCCCGCTCAAGCTGCCGGGGTACCGGCTTGCGGCCAAGACCGTTGAAAAGGCGGGCGTACGGGCCACCAAGGTGGACGTGGTGGTGGACGACCGCAAGATCCCGATTCGAGATTATCCGCAGATGGTGTCGGTGTTTCGTCAGGGTCGGCTGCCGCGAACGGCGGAAGCGGCCGCGCTGGAGGTGCTGGAGCGCTTGGCGCGGGCCGAGGCCGAGGTCCACGACCGAAAGCTCTCGCAACTGCATTTCCACGAACTCGGCGGCGTGGACACGCTGGTGGACATCGCGGGTGCGGTGCTGGGGTTGTCGCTGTTGGGCGTGGACGAGGTCTACGCGTCGCCGCTCAATATCGGGGGCGGGATGACCCGATCCGCCGCGTTTCCCATCCCGGCGCCGGCGACGGCCGCGCTGTTGGCGGGTATCCCGGTCTACTCCTCGGGGATCGACCGCGAACTGACGACGCCCACCGGGGCCGCGATCATCGGCACGCTCGCCAAGGGGTTCGTTCCGTTCCCCGCGTGTCGGGTCGAAGCGATCGGCCATGGCGCCGGGGAAACCGAGCTGCCGGCCACTCCCAACGTGCTCCGCCTGTTCATCGGCGAGCGGGTGGCTGACCGCGCGTGGGGCGAGGAGCGGGTCGTCCAACTCGAGACCAACGTGGACGACGTGAGCCCCCAGATCTACGACTACCTGATCGAGCGGCTCCAACGCGAGGGGGCGCTCGAGGTGTATCTCACGCCCATCATCATGAAGAAGGGCCGTCCGGGCATCACCGTGGCGGTGCTGGCGCGCGCCGAACACAGCGCGCGGCTGGCGCGCGTGTTGTTCGACGAGACCCCGACCTTGGGCGTGCGCGTGCGCAACGTGGATCGCGTGGTGCTGCCGCGCAGCCTGCAGAGCGTGGCGACCCCGTGGGGGCGGGTGCGCGTGAAGGTGACCCGGCACGACGGTCTGGAGGAGTTCCGCCCGGAATACGACGATTGTCGCAGCCTCGCGGAGGCGACGGGGCGGCCGCTGCGCACGGTGCTGCAGGAGGTCACCGCATTTCTGCGCACGCTCTCGGGTGAAGCGCCGCTCGAGCCGCTGGTGGCGCCGCCCGCGTTGCCGGACGTCGCGCGCGACGGCGGAATCGCGTGGGGCGAACCGATCGAGGGCGAGGCTCAAGTCCGGCCGACGTCGGGTGAAGCCCCCCCCGGCGCCCAACCGGGCGGCGGACGGCGACGGCGATCCCGCCACCGCCGCCGCCGATCACGCGGACATCGACACAAGAAAACCCCCCCGGTATGA